The following is a genomic window from Pirellulales bacterium.
CTGAACCGGGGCGCCCCCTGGGCCCCCTGAACCCTCGCCCCGCCTTCACCCTCGTCGAGCTGATGGTCGTGATCGTCCTCATCGGCCTCCTGGCCGGCGCGGTCTCCCTCGGCGTTCGCGGTTACCTCATCACGGGCAAGCAGAACATCGCCAAAATGGAGATCGCCAAAATCGGCCAGGCGCTGGAAACATTCTACACGGCTTACGACCGCTTCCCCGGCAACGACGAGGGCCTGCAGGCCCTGGTGCAGCCCAGCGACAAATTCGCCGACGGCATCCTGAACAAGACGCCGCGCGACCCCTGGGGCCACGCCTATCAGTACAACCAGCCCGGCCATTCCGGCCCCTACGACAT
Proteins encoded in this region:
- the gspG gene encoding type II secretion system major pseudopilin GspG; amino-acid sequence: MVVIVLIGLLAGAVSLGVRGYLITGKQNIAKMEIAKIGQALETFYTAYDRFPGNDEGLQALVQPSDKFADGILNKTPRDPWGHAYQYNQPGHSGPYDIVSYGADGHEGGEGADRDITNEDGQVSSNSRRACLAEPMADPRPSTRATWLHSYDKIVDPAKASRLANVTTNR